A genomic region of Oncorhynchus mykiss isolate Arlee chromosome 2, USDA_OmykA_1.1, whole genome shotgun sequence contains the following coding sequences:
- the fzd1 gene encoding frizzled-1, with the protein MSVAVRNAFAMDYNRVLCIFLQVFLLISLGSIRVNGQYGDRGMSIPEHGFCQPISIPLCTDIAYNETIMPNLLGHTNQEEAGLEVHQFYPLVKVQCSPDLKFFLCSMYAPVCTVLEQALPPCRSLCERARQGCEALMNKFGFQWPVSLACESFPVHGAGELCVGQNMSGQNTPVNPTPDVTEPPHDTAIVKGQFKCPASLKVPTYLNYRFLGEDDCGAPCEPKKSNGMMYFSEEELKFARIWIVIWSVLCCASTLFTVLTYLVDMKRFSYPERPIIFLSGCYTMVSIAYIAGFLLEDKVVCNDRFDNDIRTVVQGTKKEGCTILFMMLYFFSMASSIWWVILALTWFLAAGMKWGHEAIEANSQYFHLAAWAVPAIKTITILAVGQVDGDVLSGVCFVGINSVDALRGFVLAPLFVYLFIGTSFLLAGFVSLFRIRTIMKHDGTKMEKLEKLMVRIGIFSVLYTVPATIVIACYFYEQAFREQWERTWISQTCKTFAVPCPAHPHPNMSPDFTVFMIKYLMTLIVGITSGFWIWSGKTLNSWKRFYTRLANNRQGETTV; encoded by the coding sequence ATGTCTGTGGCCGTGCGTAATGCTTTCGCAATGGATTACAACAGAGTACTGTGTATATTTTTGCAGGTGTTTTTATTGATCAGTTTAGGATCTATAAGGGTAAATGGACAGTATGGCGACCGGGGAATGTCTATTCCGGAGCACGGTTTTTGCCAGCCGATTTCTATTCCACTTTGTACAGACATCGCATACAACGAGACCATCATGCCAAATTTACTAGGACACACAAACCAGGAGGAAGCAGGGCTCGAGGTACACCAGTTTTACCCGCTTGTGAAAGTTCAGTGTTCTCCTGATTTAAAGTTTTTCCTCTGCTCCATGTATGCGCCTGTTTGCACTGTGCTTGAGCAGGCGCTTCCCCCGTGCAGGTCACTGTGCGAGAGGGCGAGACAGGGCTGCGAGGCGCTCATGAACAAATTCGGTTTTCAGTGGCCGGTCAGCCTCGCTTGCGAGTCTTTCCCGGTTCACGGAGCGGGCGAGCTGTGCGTCGGGCAGAATATGTCGGGTCAAAACACACCGGTCAACCCCACCCCTGATGTAACGGAGCCTCCGCACGATACTGCGATTGTAAAAGGACAGTTCAAGTGCCCGGCATCTCTGAAAGTACCCACTTATTTGAATTACCGTTTTCTCGGTGAGGATGACTGTGGCGCACCGTGCGAGCCAAAGAAATCTAACGGAATGATGTACTTCAGCGAGGAAGAGTTAAAATTCGCCAGGATATGGATAGTAATCTGGTCCGTGTTATGTTGTGCATCCACGTTATTTACCGTTCTAACCTATCTGGTGGACATGAAGCGCTTCAGCTACCCTGAGCGTCCTATTATCTTCCTATCCGGTTGCTACACCATGGTGTCCATTGCCTACATAGCTGGATTTCTCCTTGAGGACAAGGTGGTTTGCAATGACAGGTTTGACAACGACATTAGAACTGTGGTGCAGGGTACCAAAAAGGAGGGTTGTACCATCCTCTTCATGATGTTGTATTTTTTCAGCATGGCCAGCTCCATCTGGTGGGTCATCCTGGCCCTCACCTGGTTCCTGGCAGCAGGGATGAAGTGGGGTCACGAAGCCATCGAGGCCAACTCGCAGTACTTCCACCTGGCGGCGTGGGCTGTGCCCGCCATTAAGACCATCACTATCCTGGCGGTGGGCCAGGTGGACGGGGATGTCCTTAGCGGCGTGTGCTTCGTGGGCATCAACAGCGTGGACGCTCTCCGAGGCTTCGTCCTGGCGCCGCTCTTTGTCTACCTCTTCATCGGCACCTCGTTCCTCCTGGCCGGCTTCGTGTCTCTGTTCCGGATCAGAACCATCATGAAGCACGACGGCACCAAGATGGAGAAGCTGGAGAAGCTGATGGTGAGGATAGGGATCTTCAGCGTGCTCTACACCGTCCCCGCCACCATCGTCATCGCCTGCTACTTCTACGAGCAGGCCTTCCGGGAGCAGTGGGAGAGGACGTGGATCAGCCAGACGTGTAAGACGTTCGCCGTGCCCTGTCCGGCCCACCCACACCCCAACATGAGCCCCGACTTCACCGTCTTCATGATCAAGTACCTCATGACTCTGATTGTGGGGATAACGTCCGGGTTCTGGATCTGGTCTGGGAAGACCCTCAACTCCTGGAAGAGGTTTTATACGAGACTGGCtaacaacagacagggagagaccacAGTGTGA